GAGGTGAAACAGGTCGACGCCGGGGTCCTGAACGTGGGCTACGTGGACGCCGGGCCGCCGGACGGGCCCGCGGTGATCCTCCTGCACGGCTGGCCGTACGACATCCACAGTTTCGTCGACGTCGTACCGCTGCTCACCAACGCCGGCCACCGGGTCGTCGTCCCGTACCTGCGCGGCTACGGCGCCACCCGCTTCCTCTCCGACGACACCATGCGCAACGGCGAACCGGCGGCCATGGGGCTCGATCTCATCGCCCTCATGGACGCCCTGCACATCGACACCGCGAAGCTGGCCGGGTTCGACTGGGGTGCGCGTACGGCGGACGTCGTGGCCGCGCTGTGGCCCGAGCGCTGCCGGGGTCTGGTCTCGGTGAGCGGCTACCTGATCGACGGCCAGGAATCGGGCAAGGTGCCGCTGCCGCCGAAGGCGGAACTGGCGTGGTGGTACCAGTACTACTTCGCCACCGAGCGCGGCCGGGAAGGCTACGACAGGAACCGGCGCGACTTCGCCAGGCTGATCTGGCACACCGCGTCCCCCCCAGTGGATGTTCGACGACGCGACGTTCGACCGCAGCGCGGCGGCGCTCGACAACCCCGACCACGTCGACATCGTCATCCACAACTACCGGTGGCGACTGGCCCTCGCCGCCGGCGAGCCGCAGTACGACGAGGTGGAGCAGCGCCTGGCCGCGAAACCGAAGATCACCGTACCCAGCATCTCCCTGGAGGGGGATGCCAACGGCGCACCGCACCTGGA
This portion of the Micromonospora zamorensis genome encodes:
- a CDS encoding alpha/beta hydrolase, with the protein product MFDDATFDRSAAALDNPDHVDIVIHNYRWRLALAAGEPQYDEVEQRLAAKPKITVPSISLEGDANGAPHLEPGVYGKQFSGRYEHRTIGGGVGHNLPQEAPQAFADAVLEV